GCATGTTAAaactcagttttaatttgtacaTCAGAGTTTGATTAAGGGGAAATTTGAtataaaataaactggaatGCACAACCTTTTGTAAccattgtttttatatatgtttgCAGATTGTCACATTATTCACTGCTTTATTTCATAATGCCTTGAATAATATTGGTgcatgttcattttcatttggacCTTTTTATATGTTGACTGCCACAAGGTTTCCCCTCAGTACCTTATCCCTCCTCATTCTGCAGAGTATGGATTGGACTGAGACAAGACACACAATTGAGCTCCACCTGAGGAATTCCTGTACAATTCCTGTTCATATTCTTGTGAAAAAACAACCCATTCACTGATATGGCATCTGTCATGAATCGGATATATCAATGTAGCTTTAATGATATCAGGGTTTCTGTCACAATCAAACTTCTTTCCACTCATCGGTGCACCACAGCTGGCAGTGTTAGATGAATATCCCCGCGGTGCTCCCCATAATGAAGTCATCCATCTGTGCAAATCAGAAACAACCAGGATTGAAGCCCAGCATGCCTGCTTGGCTGTCAAGGCACAGACTATTGTTTCAgtccatttattttgattagATCTGTGGAAAAGCCACTGCCACGGTAATGCAGTTCAGTTCTCAGGacagacaaatgtgttttatgcGAGCAGGAAATTGGAAGGTTCACCGTGAAGTCAGCTGTTTaacttgttttgtgtgcacCTGCTGTTCCAAACTAAATGCAAAGCAAAGTGAGCACAAGGTATTAAGGTTTATCAATCAGGCTGACACCCAGAGCTGTGCTGCTGCCTGACTGAGCCGTCCTCGCTCTCTACATACAGTCTTATGTGCCACGTCTTAAGACAGGTTATAATAGTTTTTATCAATTCAAAATTTTCATAGCAACCAGTTAATCTCAGCTCATCAGTTTATAAAAAGCCAGCAGAAAGTACATCAGATAGCTACAACTGGGCcattatgttaaaaaaacatgttcacgAAAGctccttacattttttttttctcgttttgtaaaaagatacaaaaatattaGGCTAGATTTACAAACTGTGTATGGTATATGGTTTCAAAATAGCTAACAAGTTGTACCAGATGAGGCAACATTTTCACGTCTGAGGCATTAATACAATAAGTGTACTGGAGCATATTTTGACCTAATCCCACAACTGAAACACTCACCAAGAGCTTTACAGAAGTGCTTTCAGTCACACGTGAATGTTAGGTGCTGAGGTGTATACAGGGGTCTAGAGGACATCAACGCTGATGAAAGACAACAACACTGTACTAGAGAGATGCCAAAGCTGCTTTCAAGGTGTAGGACATCATTGTGGTGTGAGACCGGATCATTGAGGATCTGTGGCGGGCTGCTCTGGTGGTCTAACACGACAGCAGACAGCGACGCCTACTGCCCCATCAGCTCCTGTGGCGCCACGGACACGGCAACTGTTGCCCTTGGCAACGAGCCTCAAGACAGCAGAGCCCTGAGGGACGACACTACAGTCTGTCAGAGTCCAACCGGAGGGACAGGACACCTCGACCTGCAAGGGATCAGCGGCGATAGAGGTCTTGAGGGAAAGCCGGGGACGTAATCGTCAAAAAAATTTCTCCGGTGTCCACATTTAAATGACTCACCTGGTCTTTATCGGCTAATGTGTTCTCCAACAGGTGGCACTCCAGAGATGGAGCATGGCAGCACACGGCATGCGACGTTACCCCGTCCTTCCCGGCACAGCGCTTTCGATCTCCGAGATGTGGACGGGAGTTGGACGAGACCTCAGCGGTGGACCAAGATGTACACCCTAGAGAGGCAGGAGTTtaagcaagaaaaaacaaaaaaaaaccttctgaaATATTATCCTTCAGTGATTCGAAGGCCAGCACTGACCCATCCTCCACACGGGAATCACACGGAGGGGGAGCGCGTTTCCCTTTCAGGGTGATTGCCATGGTAACTGGTATAACTGACCATGATGTTCTAAAAGCGGCCAGTTAGAACATCACGAGAAGCGTATTCTTGGTTTGAAGGGCAGCTTTTGTACAGCACACTTGACTGACTTCAACGCATCAACAACCATCCTTTTTAAAGGGATACTTGGTCAAATACGCTCATTCGCCTTCTTGCCGggagctagatgagaagattgggCCTGGTCCACCAACCGCTCTTACCAAGAAATTTCCTATTAAAACTCACTCACGCAGTGGGACGCATCAGATTTCTGTGCGCGCACACAGCCCTAAAGTCTCGTGCCCCTTTTATGGGGACTGGCGGGGCGTTTACCTATGCTAACCAGGAACCGCTGCGCGCTTTCTATTTATGGGGACGATGGGGTTCGTCATTATAAGAACACCGGTGCGAACAGTTCTGTGGTTAGAGAGCACGCGATGAATCTGACATAGACTTTTCTTGGGaccatttttaagaaaaaacttaGGCAGATATTGGTAAATGAGGCCCATTGATGCCACAGTCcaattaaatatgaagctgaagGCGGGAGAcaattagcctagcttagcatgaaggctggactctgtccaaaggtgacaCAAGTTGCATACcggcacctttaaagctcactaatgaactaactttgacttttttgtttaatccctATGAAACAAAGAATAACGGCAACTAGTTGTGGTGTTATGGTGGGTTACAGTAGCAGACTATTTCCTGAAGTCTTTACAATTGGTTTGTCAAATAAACcaatacataaaacatgttcATTAGTGAGGTTTAAAGGTGCTGTtggcggatttttttttttttttcaccctcgGACAGAGcgaggctagctgtttcctcctgcttccagtctttgtgctaagctaagctaaccatctccttGGCCTATTTGCATATTTAGCCTCGAGCTGTGAGAGCGGTatggatcttctcatctaactctcagcaagaacgTGAATAATTGTATTTCCTACAATGTCAGACTCTTCCTTTAAACGCCACATAGCAGCCAGACAGGTGTGCTGGTAGTGACTCACCGGTCAGCTGGTGCTGGGGGCCGACACACTCAGCGTCTTGCCCGGGCTCAGGACCAGCATGGGGCTGGCACCGCAGACCGCCTGTCACACAACAGCGGGCCACAGCGTACACACCTCTGCCCCCCGGGCCGTTATAGGCAACACACTCCATCTGCTCCCTGTTCATCTTAAAACAGCGAGACGGAGGCTTATCAACCTTTGGTGCTTCTAGACCTCAGATCCGGTATTTTCAGAGGAACTAACAGCTCTGTTTGAACTCACAGTGACGGTTTCTCCCACGCGAGCACCGTCGGGGGCGTGGCCGCTGCAGCCCATCATCTCCTCCCCCTGACGACAGCGGCTGACAGCGCTGTCGGTGCTCGCGACCCCGGACCTCTCTGACCACACGGTCCGACACAGAAGCTCCCCATCTGCACACAGATGATCGAAACTGTCCCGGGTACGtacgcgcgcgcgtgtgtgtgtgtgtgtgtgtgtgtgtgtgtgtgtgtgtgtgtgtgtgtgtgtgtgcgtctctgCGAGTCACTCACATGCGGTGCCGTTGGCAGGGGGCATGGCTGCTACCAGGTTTGGAGTAGTGAGCCGGTGcgtgtcagacagagagaggaggttgACGGCGTTGCTGACGGAGTGATGCAGCATCATCTGCAGGACCTGCACCGGTGACGTGTCCGGATTGGACGACAGGATCACCGCCGCCACACCTACACACGtgcaaaccaaaccaaaccaaaccaaaacataacGCGCGCACCGCAGCTACGTGCGCGGATTGCTCCGCCTTTAGTTACCTGTGATTTGCCTTCGCTTTGGGTGTGCGGGGGAGCATACCGGCCGCATGGGCCGCGGCTTGGGAGGTTCCACTTCTGGTGGTGAAACAGGTGCTGCAGTCGCTGCTGGGGCCGACGATGTCATCGCCGGGCGCGAACAGATCCACGCAGCGGCCCACGTTGGTGCCACCCGCTCCCTGTGACATGAGCTGGTCCGCTGCGTTAACCGCCCCTACGGTGATGACCTGcgggcgcgcgcacacacacacacacacacacacacacacacacacacacacacacacacacggttgaGTACAAGGTGGTGTGTAGGTTGACCGGTGTGGAAATGGTGCCATTGAGCGTTATTTAACCTCAGGCTCTGAAGCAGGCGAGTAGAGGCAGGCATCCTCTCTGTAATTCCCCGCTGCGGCGATCACCACAGCCCCGTTAGCCACCATGTCTCGACAGGCCGCGTTCAGTGAACGACTGAAGCCGCCGATGAAAGGCAGCAGAACGACCACTGCCTGCACCGGACGGGCCAGTAAAGTTGCCCGGATATACTCCAGACCTGAGCGGGACAGGAGGGGGGGGATGTTCAGTTAAGAAAATACACTCCAGGAAAACGGAAACCCCGTCAGTACCAGACGTAAAGGCTCCGTTCCCGCACCTGCTTGTCGTGTCAAATGACCCCTGTGGACAATGCTGGGCGGCGCTGGTCAGAACACATAACCATAACCACACCCTGTCCATAGCACAAGACCTCAGAGGGAGTCCTACCCGCCAGAGCTCCCGACACGGTCCCTTTCCCCTGACAGTTGAGCACACGGACCAGGTTCACACCAGCGCCTCGGGCGACACCAGAGTCCGACCCACTCACAACCCCAGCGACGTGCGTGCCGTGACTGTCACACTGGCTGGACTATAGAGGAGAGAGGGTTGAACAAAGCGGCCAAACACATCCACGAGCGTGAAGAGCAAAACTTtcctcggtgtgtgtgtgtgtgtgtgtgtgtgtgtgtgtgtgtgtgtgtttgttacctGTCTGTGAACTCTGACTCCATCCTCCTCGGGGACGTTGTTGAAGTCTGTGATGAGCACTCGTCCTCCGACCTCTCTGTGAGAGCTCTGAACACTGCCATCCATCAGATACACCTCCGCCATCCCTCCATCATCTGCAGAGGACAGACGGACGGTGTATGGATTTGGATTATAATTAcgtcaagtgtgtgtgtgtgtgtgtgtgtgtgtgtgtgtgtgtgtgtgtgcgcgcgcgcgcgcgcgtgtctgtgtgcatgtgtgtctaagagacagatacagagacagactCACTGGGAGGTCGATATGTTCCATTTTCAGAGACGCCACCATGAGGCTGCAGTAACCTCTGAAGGTTCCAGGGGGCGCTCTGAGCAAAGATGGACGAGTCCTCCTCTATGTAGTGGACATGAGGGAGCTTCACCGCCTGCACAGGaagttgaattttatttttttttatttaactcagTGGATTTAATTAGGATTGTTTGACAGGGATCAAAGTGGACAAAGGTTCTGTAGTGTGATGAGCATTTGTGGCCGTTATACTTACGGTGGACCATGATTTCCAGTAAGAACCTCTTTTTGTGGGATTCCCCAGAGATCTATCCTGGGTCCTCTTTTATTCACTAACTACATACTATCTCTGGGGCCTATCATCCACAGACATGTCCACAGATTTATCATGTAGGTCTGGTCCCCATATAATATAGACTTTGATTACTGTGTGGTTGATATGCAACTGTGGTTCTCAGTATAGCTACTGATATGTCTTTTAGGTGTtataacaacattaaaattccCAAAGCTGAATGACTCCAAATGGGAGATCCTCATAATTACCCTCTTGGTCCTAGCCCCTGCATTATTAACAGTCTAATGTCTAGTTCACGTCTCCAGACTTGATTATTGTAATGCACTGTGTTTTGGTCTCAGCAGACAAAGCATCCATGGACTACAGACAAACACTGCCACCAGGCTTTTAACAAGCTTGGAGACCATATTTCTCCAATCTTTGCCGTCCTTAACTTGTCACCTGTCAGTTATAGAATTTATGCTTTTTAGGTCTGTTTCTTTTAAGCCTCCCATGGTCAGGCTGATGGTTTTATATGTGATATGCTAACTCCCTGCAAGCCTGTTCCCTGTTCCCCAGGGCTACTAGTTGTTACAGTCTCGCCTTGTTACATCTCACCGAAGCCTTTGCTGTGTGGGAACTCTAGTATCCTCTTCAGAACTAATTTTTAGCCCATggctttttccttttactttgtTCATTTTAACTTACATATACACTAAtatctctgctcttttcttcttttgccttGATCGGTGTCAAATAAGTCACCAAACATCTGGCGTGAttcaaagaattaaaaacaataaaacaggaaaacctCCAGTGAGGCGAACACTTTTATAGCCAACCCgggcaaaagaaaatgatttcaCTTTTGTTGATGTTATAAGCTGAGGTTAGTGTCCTCACACTGATCACCAAGTTAAATCACAGGGTTTATTTTATTCACCACCACATGTTAGGTTATTTAGTgctgagcagagcagcagagtgcaGACAGGTGAGGCAGTTACCAGCTGGAGGACGTCAGTGCTCATCTTAACCAGGAAGCCGTGCAGAGCCCCAGAGTAGGTCTGCAGGATCCGCAGCTGGTAGCCTCTCCTGTCCGCTTTGGCCCTCAGCCTCCCGATGGTCCTCTGGACGTGAGACTCGTGCGTCCCCTGATGCAGTATTACCAGGTACTGACCGGGCACGCGCCATGCCGCCTGGAGCACGGCAGAGAGAACAAGTCCGGGAGAAATGAGGCATGCTTGCAAGAGGTTAGAGGGGTGAAAATCTCACCTAATACTTTGTAACGGACAGTAAATCACTGCCTTTTTTGCACCTAGTTGCTTTACAGATCAGCATTGTCCTAATAACAAtgaatacatacaaataaatcGGGGCATATTTAAATGTAGGTGAATGTGTATCTTCTGCAGCataactttctttttcttggtcAAACGATCAGCAAAGACCATTTACACCAACACCTTCAAAAAGGCTGCAAAGCATCGAGATAAAAAATATATCCATAACTGCAGACTTACTGGCTTATGATAAGGTGAAGATCCTTCAATAGTAAAGAGTGAAATCTGTACAATAAAGAGATGAAGACGAAAAACTTGTCTGGTGCTCGGACTCGGGGAGGAACAGGCGGTGACAGGCTGTCGGCGGTCTGGAGAGGATGCGCTTCAACGCCTCTGACTCAGTTATTCTTACCTTGTTGCACCTGAGGAACTCGGATTCAGGTTGAGCCCCGTCCCCACGGATCAGATCCAGGGTCATCGCGGCGTCCTCGGGGTAGTTCTGCGCGCTCACGGCCAAAGATGCGCACAAACACAGCGCCCAGCCGATCCAGGTCGAGGCGCGACGCATTCTTCACAGCGCTTGGACTgtttccagtttaaaaaaaaatgactaggGCAGCTACTGAATGACACAAATCCCCCAATGAGGGTTTTTGTTTCAGCCTGAGATGTCCAGATGTTAAGGTGTCGCCGACACGGCCGCGCGTCCCGTGCGTGTGTCAGCCAGATAATCCTCCAACTATCTCTTCTGATTTTTGGGGCAGAGAAAAATCGAACAATTGATTCTTATAATTGAAGGCGGGGACTGGTGACGTCTCCTGGGCTCACGCCACCGCTTTAGTATCGAATGATTCTCCTGCGTTAAAAACACTTCTTGCCGTGGAGGAGTCATGTTTCACGCTCCCACCGAAGCACCCTGTAATTACTGCATGTCAGTCTGAGAAAACGCTTCCTCGCAGATCGAGTTGATTCGCTGATGCTGTTTTAACCTGCACCTCGTGTGAACTGTGTGACTTGACCGTGTGCATGCAAGTGCAAGTAGGCTACTTGTTTATTCCTAAACATCTGCTGGTGGTTGTGCGCAGAAGACAGGCTGATCCAGGGGATCCTATATTTGTcgattatttttattgtctatAATCCGTTTTTGATTTCATCGCTTCTGTGTAAACAGTGTCAGTCCTGAGGTGCGCTCAGAGGTGCAGCGCGCGCCTCAATCTCTATCaaactttcacacacacacacacacacacacacacacagacagacacgcatACACGCGCGCGCGTCTCttggtgtctctctctgtttcagacTATTATCATACAGTTCATGCGGATCCTACAGTTAGAATTAAAACCTGGAATAAAACACGTAGTTGCGAAGACATACCGTGCACTTAAAGGGGCACCTCCACCGACTTTACACACGCGGATCAGTTTAGTCATCACATCATCTGCCCGAGACaacaaaatgtcctctgtgactCTGGACCATCGTTGCCAAGCCTGAGAAAAAATCCGATGAggtcatcagggttatcttggGTGTGCAAGTGCAACATTGGCGGGGAGCGCAGACATTGTTTCCACTGCACAGAGTGGCTCCTCTGTGTGAGGCAGCTGCACAGCCATAGGGACACACTGCACTGCTCAACAGAGGTCAGATATTTGATcccaatttttaaattttgtttatttctgaacTGCTGGAGTGATGTAACTGCGCTGCCTGATCCAACAGGGACTTGAGTAAAAAGTCTCAAGCCTGGAAGATTATAGGGGACAGGGGTTTATGGGGttagaaaatgaatgtgatgCTCATGTTGTCCAACTTATTTGCTCGTGGGCCTTTGATGTGAAATGGGCCCGAGGctataaatgtataaaagaaaTCCTGAGTTACGCTGGTGGCATTAAGTTTGAAAGATATTGGCATTTACCAGGCAAGGAGGCTTTACTGAAAAGATGCTgctgagttgcattatgggaattgtaggatctaggcatttttggagcttgatccatactagagactaaaagtcaggatattcAGGATGTGTGGTGCACCAGTTCTGACCACTGTTTTCTTTCACGAGTCctccaactttatggaagtgcaatacttaCTAGCTAGAGTGGCCCTTTAATTACATTGAGGGGACAAAAGTGTGTCTTAATGTGCTTAATGTGTAGGTaagtgcatgtgttttgtgcCTGTCACTTACTGTCCCTCAGGTTTatcactctcgctctctctctctctctctcaagctctctcactctttcatGTAATAAACAGTGCCATCTTCTGGAGCTACCACGCAACTTTATTTACGTCCCCCTTCAACTCAAACATGTGTTTTGCCCCTTGGTATTTCACTGAGTCatttgagcttcactgtgcagaatggTGTATGTGaactttgttttcacattcatttgtCGAAGGGGGAAAGTTTGTCTGACTTCGCCCTAAATCAGAGTTTAAGACATTTACATACAAACGGGTTCACAACTAGTTTTGAGCCAATCTAGTACGAAGCATCGTGCGTCAaacagttaaacttttgaaatgaaagacatTTGCAAATTCATAGATTCAGAATTCTTCAATGAAGGAAAAGGAGCAGATATACTAAGTTTTAAAAACGAAGTTCATTAAAAAATTGTTGTCAAAATACCATTcaagacattattattatagttttcTGTCTTAAAATGCCTCAAGGGAATCTTTAGTGTACTTAACAATGACACAAAATGGTGCAAAACTGTCTCTATAGAATCAGTCACTTccattatttttacaaattcaAACAGCATGAAGTGTGAGTGATGTTGTGATTCAGTAACAGGTCGTAGAAATGCATCAAACAGAGGACCCCCATTTCTGTCCCGAGTGCTGTGTGGTACCCCGGGGTGCCTCAGACCAGGTGCAGTGTGGGACAGCTGTGACACTGGCTCTTCAGGGCCTCAGGGAGAAGTCTGCTGCTACTCGACTTTTGGCCACAAAAACCGGGAAGAGCCTCAGGATGcctaaaattaaatgaaaagaggGGGAGTATGGGGGGAGACAGAAATAGTCTAGTTCCAgcattttgtcttcattttcttacttttttttttctttttttttctttaatctgaGGCAGGATTTTGCTGAGCATGCACGTCTGTATCTGGCTGCTGAACATTCAAGTAAttacaaacactcacatgccGGAACTGTATATTCCAACCTCCTTTTTCAGCCACTGGCCACTACCCTAACTGAGGCTCAAGTGCTTTAATCAAAGGAACATTAATGGTCCTTGTTAAGGGTGGGGGGCATTACTTATTCACCATCTCCATCCTTATGTTTCCAAGTAATCTGCCCTTTTCAGCTACAACCATCAGGCCACTAtcaccccctttttttctcctcttccttcctcaaCGATCTTATTTActtccctcctctgctctgctacCATTACATCACCATTCATTTTCCTGTAGGTTATAAAATTAGTACTTACAGTGTAttagtaaccccccccccccagacgCATTACACTGCAGCTGTCACTTGTCTGGGGGCCATTAGGACAATGTGTGCGtttgtcaatgtgtgtgtgagtgcatttgTGACAGTACCTTTCATCTCTTGCTTCAGCTGAAGTACACACTAGATCCTCTAGACTTTTCTCATGAATCTGAGCAGCCAAAATGacctaacaaacacacactctccgtTAACAAATCCATTCTTGCAAGACAGCAATCATACCAATTATTTCCTGTCTTCCTttctaacacacacagtctgtatCTACCTTTGGATAGCACTGGCACAGGCTCCACACAGTCCCAGCACACACCATGGTGACGCCCAGAGCACACATTGTGGCGTAGATGTGCGGTCGCTCCTGAGTCATGATGAAGAGGCCCACTGCCGCCACACACAGCCCCGCCGCTATCAGCCCGTACCGATACGGTTTCCCCTCTACCATCGTTGCAACCCCTGCTGGCTAATGAAGGTCTTATTTGTGTAAACTTAACACTGAGGCACCTGTCGTACGGTGAGAAAAGACTTTGGTGTTGCTGTGTGTCAGGGCTTGAAGATGAGGGTGGAGGAAACGCAGTCAGGGTTCCACTCTGCTGCTTATTACAGCCTGCAGACAGCCCGGTCAGGTCAGGTATAAAattgcaggtgtgtgtgtgtgtgtgtgtgtgtgtgtgtgtgtgtgtgtgtgtgtgtgtgtgtgtgtgtgtgtgtgtgtgtgtgtgtgtgtgtgtgtgtgtgtgtgtgtgtgtgtgtgtgtgtgtgagtacctGATAGGTCACCTTGGCAAAAGCTGCAGGCGAAAAGGAGACTCGCAAATCAGCTTCTGAACAGCAATGAGTTGAGTGAGTATTTATGTTTGCTTGgtataaacatgattttaaatAAGTCTGCACTTTCCTTCCCCAGCTTCCAGGGCTTCCCTCTTAAATAAACAATCCATTATTTCTAAGAGCGACACCACCCACAGAGAGCTCCGTAGCTATTCATTAACACAAGTTTATAATAACATCTCAACACAGAACTCACAGTGGATATTCTTCGAACACTGGATACAAAGCTAAAAGATGAATaacactgtattttaacattctgcCGTCACTGGTTGAGGCACTTTGCATCGGAGTAAGCTGTCAATGAATCTTGTGCAAAGTTATTACAGGAAAGACTGCAGATACAAAGAGGAGCCTTGACGAAAgttcttattttgtttgaagaagAGTGCTGTGCAGCCACAGTAGTAGGTCACCTAAATTCAAGCAGGCCAATAAAAAGGCCCTTAGCATAGAGAGTGAAGCAGTTGTACTGATCATTTCAATTCCTTTCAAAATCAATCATAACACACGTGTGTAGTAGACATGGTGGCCACACTGGGGCTCAGTCTGTAAGTCTTTAACCAGCTGCAGTCTCTTCTTACTCCTTGGCTCGTGTTCGGGATCAGGGCGGCTATCCTAAGGCACACAAGAGGCCCGCTGCAGCGAGTTCACCAATAGCACCAACTGTTCATTTAACGTTCTCGCTGAGAACCCAAGGAAAATGGCACTGACATGAAGTAACAATGTCCAACCAGAGGTTAAAGTGGCTCACTGTTTTCCTGGCTTTTCATCACTGTGTCGTAGGATGGAGGCGGCTCCATAGTCCAGGGTGGTGGGGTGGATGGGAGGGAGGGTACAGGCTCTGGTCTCCGGCTGACAGAGTCCGCTGACATCTCCCGACGAATTCGATCCAACCGCCTgaagagaaaaagcaagagaagCAATGAGAAGTAACTAAAAGGAATTTAGTATACTTTGTGCTAACAAAGCTCTTTTACACTACAACTACTCCTCGCACCTAATCTTCAGCCGACAGTTAGCTCCTTTCAGTGATTACATTTCGCCTAAAACACATCAAATTTTTCAAGGCTACACTTCAGCTAACAAccgtttttttttcaatgattacactgtaaattagacttaaaatttcaatttttttcgattcaatttcaattaaatttcacCTAAGACCTCAATTGCTTTAAGTGTTTACAATTTTAAGTGATTACACTTTAAATAACACTTCAGCTCCTTTCAACACTAGCGGCATGTCTCCTTTCAGGGATTGCATTTCACCTAAAGCTCTACTTGCCTTCAGCGCTTACACTTAAACTGACATTCAACTCTTTTCAATAACTACACTTTAAC
This genomic interval from Xiphias gladius isolate SHS-SW01 ecotype Sanya breed wild chromosome 6, ASM1685928v1, whole genome shotgun sequence contains the following:
- the pcsk9 gene encoding proprotein convertase subtilisin/kexin type 9 isoform X3, with the protein product MRRASTWIGWALCLCASLAVSAQNYPEDAAMTLDLIRGDGAQPESEFLRCNKAAWRVPGQYLVILHQGTHESHVQRTIGRLRAKADRRGYQLRILQTYSGALHGFLVKMSTDVLQLAVKLPHVHYIEEDSSIFAQSAPWNLQRLLQPHGGVSENGTYRPPNDGGMAEVYLMDGSVQSSHREVGGRVLITDFNNVPEEDGVRVHRQSSQCDSHGTHVAGVVSGSDSGVARGAGVNLVRVLNCQGKGTVSGALAGLEYIRATLLARPVQAVVVLLPFIGGFSRSLNAACRDMVANGAVVIAAAGNYREDACLYSPASEPEVITVGAVNAADQLMSQGAGGTNVGRCVDLFAPGDDIVGPSSDCSTCFTTRSGTSQAAAHAAGVAAVILSSNPDTSPVQVLQMMLHHSVSNAVNLLSLSDTHRLTTPNLVAAMPPANGTAWCTSWSTAEVSSNSRPHLGDRKRCAGKDGVTSHAVCCHAPSLECHLLENTLADKDQVEVSCPSGWTLTDCSVVPQGSAVLRLVAKGNSCRVRGATGADGAVGVAVCCRVRPPEQPATDPQ
- the pcsk9 gene encoding proprotein convertase subtilisin/kexin type 9 isoform X2, which gives rise to MRRASTWIGWALCLCASLAVSAQNYPEDAAMTLDLIRGDGAQPESEFLRCNKAAWRVPGQYLVILHQGTHESHVQRTIGRLRAKADRRGYQLRILQTYSGALHGFLVKMSTDVLQLAVKLPHVHYIEEDSSIFAQSAPWNLQRLLQPHGGVSENGTYRPPNDGGMAEVYLMDGSVQSSHREVGGRVLITDFNNVPEEDGVRVHRQSSQCDSHGTHVAGVVSGSDSGVARGAGVNLVRVLNCQGKGTVSGALAGLEYIRATLLARPVQAVVVLLPFIGGFSRSLNAACRDMVANGAVVIAAAGNYREDACLYSPASEPEVITVGAVNAADQLMSQGAGGTNVGRCVDLFAPGDDIVGPSSDCSTCFTTRSGTSQAAAHAAGVAAVILSSNPDTSPVQVLQMMLHHSVSNAVNLLSLSDTHRLTTPNLVAAMPPANGTAYGELLCRTVWSERSGVASTDSAVSRCRQGEEMMGCSGHAPDGARVGETVTMNREQMECVAYNGPGGRGVYAVARCCVTGGLRCQPHAGPEPGQDAECVGPQHQLTGCTSWSTAEVSSNSRPHLGDRKRCAGKDGVTSHAVCCHAPSLECHLLENTLADKDQGSAVLRLVAKGNSCRVRGATGADGAVGVAVCCRVRPPEQPATDPQ
- the pcsk9 gene encoding proprotein convertase subtilisin/kexin type 9 isoform X1, whose protein sequence is MRRASTWIGWALCLCASLAVSAQNYPEDAAMTLDLIRGDGAQPESEFLRCNKAAWRVPGQYLVILHQGTHESHVQRTIGRLRAKADRRGYQLRILQTYSGALHGFLVKMSTDVLQLAVKLPHVHYIEEDSSIFAQSAPWNLQRLLQPHGGVSENGTYRPPNDGGMAEVYLMDGSVQSSHREVGGRVLITDFNNVPEEDGVRVHRQSSQCDSHGTHVAGVVSGSDSGVARGAGVNLVRVLNCQGKGTVSGALAGLEYIRATLLARPVQAVVVLLPFIGGFSRSLNAACRDMVANGAVVIAAAGNYREDACLYSPASEPEVITVGAVNAADQLMSQGAGGTNVGRCVDLFAPGDDIVGPSSDCSTCFTTRSGTSQAAAHAAGVAAVILSSNPDTSPVQVLQMMLHHSVSNAVNLLSLSDTHRLTTPNLVAAMPPANGTAYGELLCRTVWSERSGVASTDSAVSRCRQGEEMMGCSGHAPDGARVGETVTMNREQMECVAYNGPGGRGVYAVARCCVTGGLRCQPHAGPEPGQDAECVGPQHQLTGCTSWSTAEVSSNSRPHLGDRKRCAGKDGVTSHAVCCHAPSLECHLLENTLADKDQVEVSCPSGWTLTDCSVVPQGSAVLRLVAKGNSCRVRGATGADGAVGVAVCCRVRPPEQPATDPQ
- the pcsk9 gene encoding proprotein convertase subtilisin/kexin type 9 isoform X4, whose protein sequence is MSTDVLQLAVKLPHVHYIEEDSSIFAQSAPWNLQRLLQPHGGVSENGTYRPPNDGGMAEVYLMDGSVQSSHREVGGRVLITDFNNVPEEDGVRVHRQSSQCDSHGTHVAGVVSGSDSGVARGAGVNLVRVLNCQGKGTVSGALAGLEYIRATLLARPVQAVVVLLPFIGGFSRSLNAACRDMVANGAVVIAAAGNYREDACLYSPASEPEVITVGAVNAADQLMSQGAGGTNVGRCVDLFAPGDDIVGPSSDCSTCFTTRSGTSQAAAHAAGVAAVILSSNPDTSPVQVLQMMLHHSVSNAVNLLSLSDTHRLTTPNLVAAMPPANGTAYGELLCRTVWSERSGVASTDSAVSRCRQGEEMMGCSGHAPDGARVGETVTMNREQMECVAYNGPGGRGVYAVARCCVTGGLRCQPHAGPEPGQDAECVGPQHQLTGCTSWSTAEVSSNSRPHLGDRKRCAGKDGVTSHAVCCHAPSLECHLLENTLADKDQVEVSCPSGWTLTDCSVVPQGSAVLRLVAKGNSCRVRGATGADGAVGVAVCCRVRPPEQPATDPQ
- the si:dkeyp-51f12.3 gene encoding uncharacterized protein si:dkeyp-51f12.3, yielding MPLPKGMLLCLGILLMTAGGLTVLCVGMPYQSATVFAVGVFLGLGGVGLLVSGLCMAMKNLQVAVPGHFLLHPRTGTRFSPQQAMAIQRRLDRIRREMSADSVSRRPEPVPSLPSTPPPWTMEPPPSYDTVMKSQENKADLRVSFSPAAFAKVTYQPAGVATMVEGKPYRYGLIAAGLCVAAVGLFIMTQERPHIYATMCALGVTMVCAGTVWSLCQCYPKVILAAQIHEKSLEDLVCTSAEARDERHPEALPGFCGQKSSSSRLLPEALKSQCHSCPTLHLV